One Burkholderia vietnamiensis LMG 10929 genomic window carries:
- a CDS encoding LysR substrate-binding domain-containing protein, producing the protein MNKSPNLDDLRVFSLVVRLTSFSAAAEQLAVSPAYVSKRIALLEAQLGTRLLHRSTRRVTVTDAGERVFARAEKILDDVDHLVEDVSTTRTVPRGTLRISSSFGFGRHVVAPALLDFSARYPQLNVRLDLFDRLVDVVGEGYDVDVRIGDEIADHLIARRLAANYRVLCASPEYLARRGTPRTLADLASHDCLAIKERDHPLGVWRLNVRGETATVKVGGALSTNHGEVAVQWALAGRGIVLRSIWEAGPLIERGELRRVLPDAIQPANIWAVYPERVAASAKVRVCVDFLADALAGLNAAAGNDAG; encoded by the coding sequence GTGAACAAATCACCGAACCTCGACGACCTGCGCGTGTTCAGCCTGGTCGTGCGCCTGACGAGCTTCAGCGCGGCCGCCGAGCAGCTCGCGGTGTCGCCCGCGTACGTGAGCAAGCGGATCGCGCTGCTCGAGGCGCAGCTCGGCACGCGCCTGCTGCATCGTTCGACGCGCCGCGTGACGGTCACGGACGCCGGTGAACGCGTGTTCGCGCGCGCCGAGAAGATTCTCGACGACGTCGATCATCTCGTCGAAGACGTGTCGACCACGCGCACGGTGCCGCGCGGCACGCTGCGCATCTCGAGCAGCTTCGGGTTCGGGCGGCATGTCGTCGCGCCGGCGCTGCTGGATTTTTCCGCGCGCTATCCGCAGCTGAACGTGCGGCTCGATCTGTTCGACCGGCTCGTCGATGTCGTGGGCGAAGGCTACGACGTCGACGTGCGCATCGGCGACGAGATCGCCGATCACCTGATCGCGCGCCGGCTCGCGGCGAACTATCGCGTGCTGTGCGCGTCGCCCGAGTACCTCGCGCGGCGCGGCACGCCGCGCACGCTCGCCGATCTCGCGTCGCACGACTGTCTCGCCATCAAGGAGCGCGACCATCCGCTCGGCGTGTGGCGGCTGAACGTGCGCGGCGAAACGGCGACGGTGAAGGTCGGCGGCGCGTTGTCGACGAACCACGGCGAGGTGGCCGTGCAATGGGCGCTCGCCGGACGCGGGATCGTGCTGCGTTCGATCTGGGAAGCGGGTCCGTTGATCGAGCGCGGCGAGTTGCGTCGCGTGCTGCCGGACGCAATTCAGCCGGCGAACATCTGGGCGGTGTATCCGGAGCGTGTGGCGGCTTCCGCGAAGGTGCGCGTGTGCGTCGACTTTCTGGCGGATGCGCTCGCCGGGTTGAATGCCGCGGCGGGCAACGATGCGGGCTGA
- the argC gene encoding N-acetyl-gamma-glutamyl-phosphate reductase — MNHATVYIDGDQGTTGLQIHERLRDRTDLRLVTLPDAERKNPARRAEAINASDFTILCLPDAAAREAVGFIRNPAVRVIDASSAHRTDPEWVYGFPEMAAGHARTIAGARRVTNPGCYPTGAIGLLRPLQQAGLLPRDYPVSIHAVSGYSGGGRAAVDAFESNDAARAKPLQIYGLTLAHKHVPEIQQHAGLAHRPLFVPAYGAYRQGIVLTVPIELRLLSAGVTGETLQACLAHHYAGARHVDVMPLADTRAIAHLDPQALNGTNDLRLGVFVNEEHGQVLLSAVFDNLGKGASGAAVQNLDLMLGAMSVAQGT, encoded by the coding sequence ATGAATCACGCCACTGTCTACATCGACGGCGATCAAGGCACGACCGGTTTGCAGATCCACGAGCGCCTGCGCGATCGCACCGACCTGCGGCTCGTCACGCTGCCCGATGCCGAGCGCAAGAATCCCGCGCGGCGCGCCGAAGCGATCAACGCATCGGACTTCACGATTCTGTGCCTGCCCGACGCGGCCGCGCGTGAAGCGGTCGGCTTCATCCGCAATCCGGCCGTACGCGTGATCGATGCGAGTTCAGCCCATCGCACCGACCCGGAGTGGGTCTACGGCTTTCCCGAGATGGCCGCCGGACACGCTCGGACCATCGCCGGCGCGCGGCGCGTGACCAACCCCGGCTGCTATCCGACCGGCGCGATCGGCCTGCTGCGGCCGCTGCAGCAGGCCGGACTGCTGCCACGCGACTATCCGGTGAGCATCCATGCGGTGTCGGGTTACTCGGGCGGCGGCCGGGCTGCCGTCGACGCGTTCGAATCGAACGACGCTGCCCGCGCGAAACCGCTGCAGATCTACGGCCTCACGCTCGCGCACAAGCATGTGCCCGAAATCCAGCAACATGCCGGCCTCGCGCACCGACCGCTGTTCGTGCCGGCCTACGGTGCCTATCGACAGGGCATCGTCCTCACCGTGCCGATCGAGCTGCGCCTTCTGTCCGCCGGCGTGACCGGTGAGACGCTGCAAGCCTGTCTTGCGCACCATTACGCCGGCGCGCGCCACGTCGACGTCATGCCGCTCGCGGACACCCGCGCGATCGCGCATCTCGATCCGCAAGCGCTGAACGGGACGAACGACCTGCGGCTCGGTGTGTTCGTCAACGAGGAGCACGGCCAGGTGCTGCTGTCCGCGGTGTTCGACAATCTCGGCAAAGGAGCGTCCGGCGCGGCCGTGCAGAATCTCGATCTGATGCTCGGGGCGATGAGTGTGGCGCAGGGGACGTGA